One genomic region from Reichenbachiella ulvae encodes:
- a CDS encoding DUF3024 domain-containing protein encodes MALEVLRTAETLLALEVFLEKNRPDESVRNQVDVGYRIDNQSVLIYDIRADWRDKDKKIERPIAKATWVKTQEVWKVYWMRGDLKWHGYEPLAQVDTIDAFLNAVDEDEFGCFWG; translated from the coding sequence ATGGCACTGGAGGTATTAAGGACAGCAGAAACTTTACTGGCATTAGAGGTATTTCTAGAAAAGAATAGACCAGATGAATCTGTCAGGAATCAAGTGGATGTGGGCTATCGCATAGATAATCAAAGCGTGTTGATTTATGATATACGAGCAGACTGGAGGGATAAGGATAAGAAAATAGAAAGACCTATTGCCAAGGCTACATGGGTGAAAACACAAGAAGTATGGAAGGTCTATTGGATGAGAGGCGATCTGAAATGGCATGGTTACGAACCCTTGGCACAAGTCGATACAATAGACGCCTTTCTCAATGCCGTGGATGAAGATGAGTTCGGATGTTTTTGGGGGTGA
- a CDS encoding DUF3237 family protein yields the protein MMRKDYLTILLFLFTLRVGYAQVIKTKLIDQGGSGNYPSIAVTEQSLPDFVVYRPENIEKAAKQQGKLPILVWANGGCMNSSIHQERLLSEIASHGYIIVAIGTLQMTVEERVHESTPDDELLKALDWIAKQARTQSSDYYDKVDLDKIAAGGHSCGGAQTLRIAYDPRIKTYLILNAGMGNMTMAGASSASLPMLHAPIIYMIGGKTDIAYENAVLDYDRISHVPVVFADHTTAGHGATFSEEFGGSFAQMTIDWLDWQFKNKDNSHIFLNNDLSDYPGWTMKAKGFETETGNTAPLEFTPPALEFVCELQVTIDEPMSLGATPHGDRVIIPITGGTFSGPKMKGVVLNGGADYQYRHLDLNRTEVNAIYTIKTDDGVLIHVRNTGLIHEPSEESSEAFYFRAAPTFEAPIDSKYAWLNNAIYVCKPEGKDGYISIQVWKVL from the coding sequence ATGATGAGAAAAGACTATTTAACTATTTTACTGTTCCTTTTTACATTGAGAGTCGGTTACGCACAGGTAATCAAGACGAAGCTTATAGATCAAGGTGGCAGTGGCAATTATCCGTCCATTGCTGTGACAGAACAGTCCCTTCCTGATTTTGTGGTCTATAGACCTGAAAATATAGAGAAGGCGGCTAAGCAACAAGGCAAATTACCCATACTCGTATGGGCGAATGGTGGATGTATGAACTCGTCGATCCATCAGGAACGTTTATTGTCAGAGATCGCCTCTCATGGCTACATCATAGTGGCCATTGGGACTTTGCAAATGACTGTGGAAGAACGGGTACATGAGTCCACTCCTGATGATGAACTGCTGAAAGCGCTGGACTGGATAGCGAAACAGGCCAGAACCCAGAGCAGTGACTATTACGACAAAGTAGATCTGGACAAAATAGCGGCAGGTGGACACTCATGTGGTGGGGCACAAACTCTGCGAATTGCTTACGATCCACGGATTAAAACCTATTTGATTTTGAATGCAGGCATGGGCAACATGACCATGGCGGGTGCGAGTTCAGCATCATTGCCTATGTTGCACGCCCCGATCATCTATATGATCGGAGGGAAGACTGACATTGCCTACGAAAACGCTGTTTTAGATTACGATCGAATCAGTCATGTGCCTGTCGTATTTGCTGACCATACTACCGCTGGTCACGGGGCAACTTTCTCGGAGGAGTTTGGAGGCTCTTTTGCTCAAATGACGATCGATTGGCTGGATTGGCAGTTTAAAAACAAAGACAATTCTCATATTTTCTTAAATAATGATTTGTCGGATTATCCGGGGTGGACCATGAAAGCAAAGGGTTTTGAAACTGAAACTGGAAATACTGCCCCTTTGGAATTTACCCCACCTGCATTAGAATTCGTTTGCGAATTGCAGGTGACCATTGATGAGCCTATGTCATTAGGTGCTACGCCTCATGGAGACAGGGTCATCATTCCGATTACAGGTGGTACCTTTAGTGGTCCTAAGATGAAAGGTGTGGTATTAAACGGCGGTGCTGATTATCAATATCGACACCTAGACCTTAATCGCACGGAGGTGAATGCTATTTACACCATCAAGACAGATGACGGGGTATTGATTCATGTACGTAACACAGGATTGATACATGAACCCTCAGAGGAAAGTTCTGAAGCATTCTATTTTAGAGCCGCACCTACATTTGAAGCACCCATAGATTCAAAATATGCCTGGCTCAATAATGCTATCTATGTTTGTAAACCGGAAGGCAAAGACGGGTATATATCCATTCAAGTATGGAAAGTACTCTAA
- a CDS encoding carboxylesterase/lipase family protein produces MKTKRFFVYLLCLGFMVSCVEQTVDTVEVTGGSVQGSKENGLTVFKGIPFAKPPVGDLRWKAPAPVEPWEGVKETKEFGPSPYQHGEPPAGKSEDCLYLNVWTPAQSPNEKLPVLVWIYGGGFSYGSAAESVCTGEHLAQKGVIVVSIAYRVGKLGFLAHPELSAENPEKVSGNYGLLDQIAGLQWVQDNIAGFGGDPAKVTIFGESAGGISVSMLCASPLAKGLFRGAISQSGGSFGPTRETTYPGENMKTLQKAEESGKDFLEEANVSSIAELRKLKVEELPIKPGMGGAWPNVDGYVIPGDQYQLYQEGKYNDVDVLVGYNSDECAFFLTAKTPEEHITRVQQRYGQFADTLLSVFPVGENSVPKSARDLTSAAAFGWHSWTWARLQAQTGNSNVFLYYFDQHPDHPKGSPMYGFGSPHGSEIPYVFMTLDKENSQTTEADVALSETMSSYWVNFTKYGHPNAEGLPAWPEFTMENQQLMYLNEEPHASDVPDENAMKVLDSYFQWRFTKEGQEWAN; encoded by the coding sequence ATGAAGACGAAGAGATTTTTTGTGTACCTACTATGTTTAGGCTTCATGGTTTCTTGTGTGGAGCAAACTGTGGATACTGTAGAGGTTACAGGCGGTTCCGTTCAGGGGTCGAAAGAAAACGGGCTTACCGTGTTTAAAGGAATTCCTTTTGCCAAACCACCAGTAGGTGATTTGCGCTGGAAAGCCCCAGCACCTGTAGAACCCTGGGAAGGGGTAAAAGAGACGAAGGAGTTTGGTCCCTCTCCCTACCAACATGGCGAACCACCTGCAGGTAAGAGCGAAGATTGTCTGTATCTGAATGTATGGACACCAGCTCAATCGCCCAATGAAAAACTGCCCGTGTTAGTTTGGATATATGGAGGCGGATTTAGCTATGGATCTGCGGCAGAGTCAGTATGTACCGGCGAGCATTTAGCTCAAAAAGGGGTTATCGTGGTTAGTATTGCCTACAGAGTAGGGAAACTTGGCTTCCTGGCGCACCCAGAGTTGAGTGCCGAAAATCCAGAAAAGGTTTCTGGTAATTATGGATTGCTTGACCAGATTGCAGGTTTGCAATGGGTACAAGATAACATTGCCGGTTTTGGAGGTGATCCTGCGAAGGTTACCATTTTCGGAGAATCTGCCGGAGGGATATCAGTCAGTATGTTGTGTGCTTCGCCATTGGCCAAAGGCTTGTTCCGTGGTGCCATTTCTCAAAGTGGAGGTTCTTTCGGTCCAACCAGAGAGACCACATATCCAGGTGAAAACATGAAGACATTACAAAAGGCTGAGGAAAGTGGAAAGGATTTTTTAGAAGAGGCGAACGTTTCTTCCATAGCAGAATTGCGGAAGCTTAAAGTGGAAGAGCTGCCTATTAAACCAGGTATGGGCGGCGCATGGCCTAACGTAGATGGATATGTGATACCCGGTGACCAATACCAATTGTATCAGGAAGGCAAGTACAATGATGTCGATGTACTAGTTGGTTATAATTCCGACGAGTGTGCATTTTTCCTAACTGCTAAGACCCCTGAAGAGCATATCACCAGAGTTCAACAACGCTATGGTCAGTTTGCAGATACCTTGCTTTCGGTCTTTCCTGTAGGAGAGAATTCAGTGCCTAAATCAGCTCGTGATCTCACCAGTGCTGCTGCTTTTGGTTGGCATTCCTGGACTTGGGCGAGGCTTCAAGCACAAACAGGCAATTCAAACGTATTCCTTTATTATTTTGATCAGCACCCAGACCACCCTAAGGGTTCTCCTATGTATGGATTTGGTTCACCGCACGGCAGTGAGATTCCTTACGTTTTCATGACGTTGGATAAGGAAAATTCTCAAACCACCGAGGCTGATGTAGCCCTTTCTGAGACCATGAGTAGTTACTGGGTCAACTTTACAAAGTATGGTCATCCTAACGCTGAAGGTTTACCTGCTTGGCCAGAGTTTACCATGGAAAATCAGCAACTTATGTATCTCAATGAAGAGCCTCATGCATCTGATGTGCCGGATGAGAATGCGATGAAAGTATTGGATTCATATTTTCAATGGAGGTTTACCAAAGAAGGCCAGGAGTGGGCTAATTAA
- a CDS encoding ligand-binding sensor domain-containing protein: MRQTLLRRPIALCVFTLYLLLRSWPTYANKPDLKFQAIKEGLVNLQVSSIIQDQLGFIWIGTIGGLQKYDGVNFVNYPHSSDINSPNSNHIRSLYEDSHGRIWVGTTEGICRFDRSKDHFIRYEQIDPNSKTNSSPLKWVRAIKEDFSGKLWIASEDFGVLSLNETTGLFEPYPVGNQENQLNSHRVSDIVFDDAGNLWVGTFDKGLNVILTSGKVLKMSDLGMIKGSNRWAVVWTLEKDYDGKIWIGTKGNGLFLAEITDEQTLSTQQYLHDANDPNSLGNNEIFDIFLDSKKRLWVGNENGGLHIFNRKEGNFYYYTNDPRQANSLSHNSIWCINEDRQERIWIGTALQGINYYDKYHAKFAHYFNRPGDYNSLSSNIARSFSEDDSGNIWIATDGGGLNYFNRSEQSFKSYTHSRDPNSPSSDAMLSLCENEAGQLMIGTWGGGICVLKDRDKMIFEPLHLENYPDSLSSNHFCLIKDHEGNIWTANYGVGLSKYNVKDKSFKTYFIKDQDNGSPAVLIISVFEDSDNNIWLGTDSFGLIKFIRQEGDEGYFVQYKAQENDSSALPNNNVNQVIEDRNGNLWIATDGGLVKRNKTKDTFTTYTTRDGLGSNVIASIVEDHNGHLWLGTADGLTRFDPISLETATFNVNDGLQGKKFIRFSAKKLSTGELIFGGMNGFNIFHPDSIFYNPHIPPVYLTDFKIFNKKVEIDSENSPLKEHISVTNHLSLDYNQNVFSFEYTSLNYTRSDQNQFAFKLEGLEEDWNYVGTQKNAAYSNLAPGEYVFRVKSANNDGIWNEEGVKLHITVLPPWWLTWWAYTLAVIFTILIVYFIVKYRTSYLQAQRTYLKEKVKQGTEELEIKNKQISRQAQKLLTFNEALKDLNQELKDVNEHLEETVQKRTNELILKNKKLAEYAFINAHNLRVPVANIKGIIQLFEKDRTKEETHELLLLIQNQSNDLDAILMDINHKLEKDEMLMSR; the protein is encoded by the coding sequence ATGAGACAAACACTTCTAAGAAGGCCTATAGCCCTATGTGTTTTTACTTTGTACCTTTTATTAAGGTCATGGCCAACCTATGCCAACAAACCAGATTTAAAATTTCAAGCCATCAAAGAGGGCCTTGTAAACCTGCAGGTATCTAGCATCATTCAAGACCAATTAGGATTTATCTGGATTGGTACCATCGGTGGACTTCAAAAATATGATGGTGTCAATTTTGTTAATTACCCTCACTCCAGTGACATCAACAGTCCCAATAGCAATCACATCAGATCCCTTTATGAGGATTCTCATGGACGCATTTGGGTAGGGACTACTGAAGGAATTTGCCGATTTGATAGAAGTAAAGATCATTTTATTAGATATGAACAAATAGATCCCAATTCGAAAACCAACAGCTCTCCGTTGAAATGGGTCAGGGCTATCAAAGAAGACTTCTCTGGAAAATTATGGATTGCCAGCGAAGATTTTGGAGTGTTATCACTCAATGAAACGACCGGTTTGTTTGAACCCTATCCAGTAGGCAACCAGGAGAATCAACTCAATAGTCATAGAGTATCTGATATAGTCTTTGATGATGCGGGCAATCTTTGGGTCGGCACATTTGACAAGGGCCTAAATGTAATACTGACATCAGGGAAAGTTCTAAAAATGTCAGATTTAGGAATGATCAAAGGCTCCAATAGGTGGGCAGTGGTATGGACATTAGAGAAAGATTATGATGGTAAAATATGGATTGGCACCAAAGGCAATGGACTTTTTTTAGCAGAAATAACAGATGAACAAACCCTTTCAACCCAACAATACCTCCATGATGCCAATGACCCCAATAGTCTGGGAAACAATGAAATCTTTGATATTTTCCTCGATAGTAAAAAACGATTATGGGTGGGCAATGAAAATGGAGGGCTTCATATTTTCAATCGAAAGGAGGGCAACTTCTACTACTACACTAACGATCCCAGGCAAGCCAATAGTTTATCTCACAATTCCATTTGGTGTATAAATGAAGATCGTCAAGAAAGAATCTGGATCGGCACAGCACTACAGGGCATCAATTACTACGATAAATATCACGCCAAATTCGCTCATTACTTCAATCGACCGGGCGATTACAACAGTTTAAGCAGCAATATCGCTCGATCATTTTCAGAAGATGACTCTGGCAACATCTGGATAGCCACTGACGGTGGAGGACTCAATTATTTTAATAGAAGTGAACAATCCTTTAAAAGCTATACACACTCAAGGGATCCTAATAGTCCAAGTTCTGACGCGATGCTAAGCTTATGCGAAAATGAGGCGGGTCAGCTCATGATAGGGACTTGGGGAGGTGGAATCTGTGTTTTAAAAGACAGAGACAAAATGATCTTCGAACCGCTCCATTTAGAAAACTACCCAGATTCTCTTAGCTCAAATCACTTTTGCCTGATCAAAGACCATGAAGGCAATATATGGACGGCCAATTACGGAGTAGGGTTGAGTAAATACAATGTCAAGGATAAATCATTCAAAACCTATTTTATCAAAGATCAAGATAATGGATCTCCGGCAGTTTTGATCATCTCGGTTTTTGAAGACAGTGATAATAACATTTGGTTAGGCACTGATTCTTTTGGTTTAATTAAGTTCATTCGCCAAGAAGGTGATGAAGGTTACTTTGTACAATACAAAGCACAGGAAAATGACTCCTCTGCCCTACCCAACAACAACGTCAACCAGGTAATAGAAGATCGGAATGGCAATCTCTGGATTGCAACGGACGGAGGGCTCGTCAAGCGAAATAAAACCAAGGACACATTCACCACTTATACCACTCGCGATGGGTTGGGTTCCAATGTCATCGCCTCGATAGTAGAAGACCACAATGGACATCTTTGGCTGGGCACAGCCGATGGACTCACCCGATTTGACCCAATCAGTTTAGAGACTGCTACCTTCAATGTCAATGACGGACTTCAGGGCAAGAAATTCATCCGGTTTTCGGCAAAAAAATTAAGCACTGGTGAATTGATTTTTGGTGGGATGAATGGATTCAATATTTTCCATCCCGATAGCATATTTTACAACCCTCACATCCCCCCTGTTTATTTGACTGATTTTAAGATTTTTAATAAAAAGGTGGAGATCGACTCTGAAAATTCCCCTCTGAAAGAACATATCTCTGTTACTAATCACCTCTCCCTTGATTACAATCAAAATGTGTTTTCATTTGAATACACCTCCCTTAACTACACCCGGTCTGACCAAAATCAATTTGCCTTCAAACTAGAAGGTCTCGAAGAGGATTGGAACTATGTGGGAACTCAAAAAAACGCGGCTTACTCCAATCTCGCTCCAGGAGAATATGTGTTTAGAGTTAAATCTGCCAACAATGATGGAATCTGGAATGAAGAAGGTGTAAAACTTCACATAACTGTACTTCCACCCTGGTGGCTTACCTGGTGGGCCTACACACTTGCAGTGATCTTTACGATCCTTATTGTCTATTTCATTGTAAAATACAGAACCTCGTATTTGCAAGCTCAGCGGACCTACCTGAAAGAAAAAGTAAAACAAGGAACAGAAGAATTAGAAATTAAAAACAAACAAATCTCCCGACAAGCTCAGAAACTTCTTACTTTCAATGAAGCCCTTAAGGACTTGAATCAAGAACTAAAAGATGTAAATGAGCATCTGGAAGAAACCGTTCAAAAACGAACCAACGAACTAATACTGAAAAATAAGAAATTAGCAGAATACGCCTTTATCAATGCTCATAACCTACGCGTACCAGTGGCTAATATCAAAGGCATCATTCAACTCTTTGAGAAAGACAGAACCAAAGAGGAAACCCATGAATTGTTGCTACTAATCCAAAATCAATCTAATGATTTGGATGCAATACTGATGGACATCAATCATAAACTAGAGAAAGATGAAATGCTCATGAGTAGATGA
- a CDS encoding purine-nucleoside phosphorylase: MDEYKKIKETTDYILERIQTHPQYGIILGTGLGALVNDIDITLEINYEDIPHFPLSTVEFHTGKLIFGKLGGKEVVVMKGRFHYYEGYNMKQVTFPVRVMKMLGIKKLLISNAAGALNPDFQKSDLMIIDDHINLQTENPLVGKNLDQMGDRFPDMSEPYDQGLIDRALALAKESGTRVHKGVYVGVNGPNLETRAEYKMLRILGADAVGMSTVPENIVARQMGLPVFAISVMTDLCYPGHIEKVKIEDILAAAAEAEPALTKIIREMIQRD; this comes from the coding sequence ATGGACGAATACAAGAAAATCAAAGAAACCACTGACTACATTCTCGAAAGAATCCAAACCCATCCACAGTACGGTATTATACTAGGTACCGGGCTGGGAGCTTTAGTCAATGATATTGATATTACACTGGAAATAAACTATGAGGACATTCCTCATTTTCCCCTTTCTACTGTGGAGTTTCATACAGGTAAGTTGATTTTTGGTAAGCTGGGAGGCAAAGAAGTTGTAGTGATGAAGGGGCGCTTTCATTACTATGAAGGCTATAATATGAAGCAGGTGACTTTTCCCGTTCGTGTGATGAAAATGCTGGGGATCAAAAAACTTCTCATTTCCAATGCTGCTGGTGCATTGAACCCTGACTTTCAGAAGAGTGACCTGATGATCATCGACGATCATATCAATCTACAAACGGAAAACCCACTGGTAGGAAAGAATCTGGATCAGATGGGAGACCGGTTCCCGGATATGAGTGAACCTTACGATCAAGGTTTGATCGATAGAGCTTTGGCACTGGCCAAGGAATCTGGAACTCGTGTGCATAAAGGTGTTTATGTAGGGGTCAATGGGCCCAATCTGGAGACTCGAGCGGAATATAAAATGCTGCGCATCCTAGGTGCAGATGCAGTAGGTATGTCTACTGTGCCGGAAAATATAGTTGCAAGACAGATGGGGTTGCCTGTGTTTGCGATCTCTGTGATGACAGATCTGTGCTATCCCGGTCATATCGAGAAAGTGAAGATCGAGGATATCCTCGCAGCTGCGGCTGAGGCGGAGCCTGCATTGACAAAGATCATCAGGGAGATGATACAGCGGGACTGA
- the gldA gene encoding gliding motility-associated ABC transporter ATP-binding subunit GldA, which produces MSIVVENLTKIYGQQRAVDGISFTANKGQILGFLGPNGAGKSTTMKIATGYLTADEGNVAIAGLDIASDTLSAQKVIGYLPEHNPLYLDMYVHEFLAFSARTYGLKSSKAKARIKEVISQCGLTLEQNKQLGQLSKGYRQRVGLAQALLHEPEVLILDEPTTGLDPNQILEIRKLIKEVSKDKTVIFSSHIMQEVQALCDRVVLINKGKIVADQSIADFSKGFKSEPVLKVEFKEAVDITLLQELEAVEAVSHLEAGIYQVKAKNDEEVRTQIFGLAAAHKLPLVGLQEESDSLEEIFHELTREK; this is translated from the coding sequence GTGTCGATCGTAGTAGAAAATCTTACTAAAATATATGGCCAGCAAAGGGCTGTGGATGGTATTTCATTCACCGCTAACAAAGGCCAGATTCTGGGTTTTCTTGGGCCTAATGGAGCAGGGAAGTCCACCACCATGAAGATTGCCACCGGCTATCTCACAGCTGATGAAGGCAATGTTGCCATTGCTGGGTTGGATATTGCCAGCGATACCCTATCCGCCCAAAAGGTGATTGGTTATTTACCAGAACATAATCCGCTATATCTGGATATGTATGTGCATGAGTTTTTGGCTTTCTCAGCGAGAACTTATGGACTGAAAAGCAGTAAAGCGAAAGCCAGAATCAAAGAAGTTATCTCACAGTGTGGTTTGACACTCGAACAAAATAAGCAGTTGGGTCAACTGTCCAAAGGCTATCGTCAGCGTGTGGGTTTGGCACAAGCACTTCTACACGAGCCAGAGGTGCTGATCCTGGATGAGCCTACTACCGGACTGGACCCCAATCAAATATTGGAAATCAGAAAGCTGATCAAGGAAGTATCCAAAGACAAGACGGTGATATTTTCCTCACACATCATGCAAGAGGTGCAGGCGCTTTGCGATCGGGTGGTGCTTATCAACAAAGGCAAAATCGTGGCGGATCAGTCCATTGCTGATTTCTCCAAAGGTTTTAAAAGCGAACCAGTGCTCAAAGTCGAGTTTAAAGAGGCGGTTGATATCACCCTGTTGCAGGAATTGGAGGCAGTAGAGGCGGTTAGTCATCTGGAAGCAGGCATCTATCAGGTCAAAGCCAAAAATGACGAGGAGGTGCGCACGCAAATTTTCGGGTTGGCAGCTGCACACAAACTGCCGCTGGTCGGATTGCAGGAAGAGAGCGACTCTCTGGAAGAAATTTTCCATGAATTAACTCGTGAGAAATAA
- the gldF gene encoding gliding motility-associated ABC transporter permease subunit GldF yields the protein MYAVFIKEINSFLNSLIAYIVIAVFLTTIGLLMWVFPESSILEYGYADMGTLFNLGPYVFMFLIPAITMRFFAEEKRTGTNELLFTRPMTGASIILGKYLAGFVLVLLSILPTLLYFYSVYQLGNPVGNLDISGTVGSYIGLLLLGGVFVSIGVFASAITENQVVAFVLAVFLCFVLYSGLDSLAAIDIWGSSALILQELSMIFHYGALSRGLIDMSDVVYFLSVIAVMLLLTQLVLNGRKW from the coding sequence ATGTACGCAGTATTCATCAAAGAAATCAACAGCTTTCTCAATAGCCTCATCGCGTATATCGTTATTGCGGTCTTTTTGACTACCATCGGTCTACTGATGTGGGTATTCCCTGAAAGCAGCATTTTAGAATATGGCTATGCAGATATGGGCACCTTGTTCAATCTCGGGCCTTATGTATTTATGTTTTTAATTCCAGCCATCACCATGCGTTTTTTCGCAGAGGAGAAAAGAACAGGAACAAATGAATTGCTATTCACACGTCCGATGACGGGGGCTTCCATCATTCTGGGTAAATACCTCGCAGGATTTGTACTGGTATTGTTGTCTATACTGCCGACCTTGCTTTATTTCTATTCTGTTTATCAGCTGGGTAATCCAGTGGGTAATTTGGATATTTCAGGTACGGTCGGTTCTTATATCGGGTTGCTATTATTAGGGGGCGTTTTTGTCAGTATTGGGGTGTTTGCTTCGGCCATTACCGAAAATCAAGTGGTGGCCTTTGTGCTTGCCGTTTTCTTGTGTTTTGTGCTTTATTCAGGCTTGGATTCTTTGGCGGCCATTGATATCTGGGGCAGCAGTGCATTGATTTTACAGGAGCTGAGTATGATTTTTCACTATGGGGCCTTGAGTCGTGGACTCATCGATATGAGTGATGTGGTCTATTTTCTGAGTGTGATAGCAGTGATGTTGTTGTTGACACAATTGGTCTTAAACGGGAGGAAATGGTGA
- the gldG gene encoding gliding motility-associated ABC transporter substrate-binding protein GldG has translation MNKRIHILQFLIGLMVVIIVNQLIDRFPIRIDLTEEKRYSISDASKEVLESLNEPVYVEVFLEGEMPAGFKRLQKAIAETLDQLEYYSGDKVIFTFKDPSIAKNTKARNEYFRSLMQRGLQPTNLNYTRNGNKTEKLIFPGAIVSYYGKEKPVLLLKGNKGATAEEQLNQSIEGIEYELVSAIRNLSTDVKKNVGLIMGHNEPDSLNLAGLTGALAEKYNVFEVDLPNRTSDLSLYDAVILPKPTTAFSEKEKYMLDQYIMKGGKALFFIDALRVNMDSASGEGTYAFPYELNLDNMLFKYGVRINRNFVQDVFSGEFPIVAGMTGDQPQIRMLPWPFFPNVNTFGDHPITKNLDVVQMRFVSTIDTVKAEGVAKTPLLMTSQYSMISATPVKVAFNELQKNLDPNRFTAGSQVVSYLLKGNFTSVFKNRLVPDGVDPSGFIADGEPSAILICADGDMIRNDFDLQTGEPLELGLNPYNRQKFANADFVLNALDYMLNEEGIITSKTKEIKIRPLDKVQIADEKLWWQLFNLIVPIVLLIAYGVLRVYLRKKKYASFK, from the coding sequence ATGAACAAACGCATTCATATACTTCAGTTTTTGATCGGATTGATGGTGGTGATCATCGTCAATCAGTTGATCGATCGTTTCCCTATCCGCATTGATCTTACAGAAGAAAAAAGGTATTCGATTTCTGATGCCAGCAAAGAGGTGTTAGAAAGCTTGAATGAGCCGGTCTATGTTGAGGTGTTTTTGGAAGGAGAGATGCCAGCGGGGTTCAAACGCCTGCAAAAGGCCATTGCGGAAACTTTGGATCAGTTGGAATATTATTCGGGCGATAAGGTCATCTTTACATTCAAGGATCCATCCATTGCCAAGAACACCAAGGCGAGAAATGAATATTTCAGATCGCTGATGCAGCGAGGGCTACAGCCAACCAATCTGAACTATACCCGCAATGGAAACAAGACAGAGAAGTTGATTTTTCCAGGGGCAATTGTGAGCTACTATGGGAAAGAAAAGCCTGTTTTGCTCCTCAAAGGAAACAAAGGAGCCACCGCTGAAGAGCAACTTAATCAATCTATAGAAGGGATCGAATATGAGTTGGTCAGCGCGATAAGAAACCTATCCACGGATGTGAAAAAGAACGTGGGGCTGATCATGGGGCACAATGAACCGGATTCGTTGAATCTTGCAGGATTGACAGGCGCATTGGCTGAAAAGTACAATGTCTTTGAAGTCGATCTACCGAACCGAACCAGTGACCTATCGCTTTACGATGCGGTCATATTGCCTAAGCCCACCACCGCTTTTAGCGAAAAAGAAAAATACATGCTGGATCAATACATCATGAAGGGAGGCAAGGCTTTGTTTTTCATCGATGCATTGAGGGTAAACATGGATAGTGCTTCGGGAGAGGGAACCTATGCCTTTCCGTACGAGCTGAATTTGGATAATATGCTCTTCAAGTATGGTGTTCGAATCAATCGCAACTTTGTGCAAGATGTTTTTAGTGGAGAGTTTCCGATCGTGGCAGGTATGACTGGTGATCAGCCGCAGATTCGCATGCTGCCCTGGCCTTTCTTTCCGAATGTCAACACCTTTGGTGATCACCCCATCACGAAAAATCTGGATGTCGTGCAGATGAGATTTGTATCCACCATCGACACGGTGAAAGCGGAAGGGGTGGCTAAAACACCTCTGTTGATGACCTCTCAGTACTCGATGATATCGGCCACACCTGTTAAGGTGGCATTCAACGAATTGCAGAAAAATCTGGACCCCAATCGTTTCACGGCTGGCTCTCAGGTAGTGTCTTATTTGCTAAAGGGTAATTTTACCTCGGTATTTAAGAACCGTCTTGTACCTGACGGGGTAGACCCATCAGGGTTCATTGCAGATGGTGAGCCCAGTGCGATTTTGATTTGTGCGGATGGTGATATGATCCGAAATGATTTTGACCTACAGACTGGTGAACCCTTAGAGTTGGGCTTGAACCCTTACAATCGACAGAAATTTGCCAATGCGGACTTTGTACTCAATGCACTGGATTACATGCTGAACGAAGAGGGGATCATTACTTCTAAAACCAAAGAGATTAAAATCCGACCCCTGGATAAGGTTCAGATTGCAGATGAAAAGCTGTGGTGGCAGCTCTTTAATTTAATCGTACCTATTGTGCTCCTGATTGCTTACGGAGTGTTGAGAGTTTATTTGAGGAAAAAGAAATACGCGAGTTTCAAATGA